A stretch of Castanea sativa cultivar Marrone di Chiusa Pesio chromosome 2, ASM4071231v1 DNA encodes these proteins:
- the LOC142625142 gene encoding serine/threonine-protein phosphatase 7 long form homolog — MGVPVDGLTVVGFSHMPDWSDFYADLLGHRLPGKDVGASNNIAVLCGLRQYAQFYILEMLGSMLFMDKSGERLSIMYLQFFNPIINGKNFSWGSAALSWLYRHLYNATKKIAKQISGALLLVQLWKEAKCTTKHPMHVLRAYRVSLASLQPNQIVWEPDESVLGSLLAYCTIGQHIWKSIVPLIHFWVVEGHHPKRVLRQFGMKQGVPVDVNTSTKLHKITLQGKQELKYMPRILLNGLHHPFMGR; from the exons ATGGGGGTACCTGTAGATGGCTTGACGGTGGTGGGATTTAGCCATATGCCTGATTGGAGTGACTTCTACGCCGATTTGCTAGGCCATAGGCTGCCGGGCAAAGACGTTGGTGCTAGTAACAACATCGCAGTGCTGTGTGGGCTGAGG CAATATGCTCAGTTTTACATTCTAGAGATGTTGGGTAGTATGCTGTTTATGGACAAGTCTGGTGAACGGCTCTCAATCATGTATCTgcaatttttcaatccaatcatCAATGGAAAGAATTTTAGCTGGGGTAGTGCAGCACTAAGTTGGCTATATAGACACCTTTATAATGCAACAAAGAAGATAGCCAAGCAGATTAGCGGTGCACTGCTATTGGTGCAGTT ATGGAAAGAGGCTAAGTGCACAACTAAACATCCAATGCACGTCCTACGTGCCTATCGTGTATCGCTTGCTTCACTACAGCCAAATCAG ATTGTCTGGGAGCCAGACGAGTCTGTGTTGGGTTCCCTGCTCGCATATTGTACGATAGGCCAACACATATGGAAGTCTATCGTTCCGCTCATACATTTTTGGGTGGTTGAAGGCCATCACCCCAAACGTGTTCTCCGACAGTTTGGGATGAAGCAAGGCGTACCGGTTGATGTCAATACTTCAACTAAACTTCACAAGATAACACTCCAAGGCAAGCAAGAGCTGAAGTACATGCCACGCATATTACTAAATGGGCTGCACCACCCTTTCATGGGGAGATGA